Within Pseudomonadales bacterium, the genomic segment ACGGCTTTGACCATTCTGCTCACTGGCGCTTTTCACGAGGATGGCTTTGCTGATATGTGCGACGCTTTTGGCGGCGGCTGGGAGAAAGAGCAGGTGCTGCGCATCATGAAAGACTCGCGCCTCGGCACCTACGGCACGCTCGGCTTGGGACTGATGTTAGCCAGCAAAATCAGTCTGTTAGCGCAATTGCCGCTGTTCACGGCGCTGTACGCGCTTGTCGCTGGTCATGTGCTCGGCCGCGCCACCGCCACCTCGTTACTGCTCAGCTTGCCCTATGTGCGCGACACCGAAGATGCACAAGCCAAATCACCGCCCGCCCACTTCGACAGCTCTGCTTTGCTATTCACTCTACTCACTGCCGCACCTGCACTGCTCTTACTGCCGCTGCGTGCGTGGCTACCACTGCTGCTCGGTTTGTGGGTTGTGCGCAGTTGGGCGGCGTGGTACTACCGCAAGCGTATCGGCGGCTATACCGGCGACTGCTTGGGCGGCGCGCAACAGATAGCCGAGTTAGTGACACTGATCGTCACAGCAATGGTCATCACACATTCTTAATTTAAGTAACGCTACGAGTTATCCAACAAGCGCCACAGATACAGCGAGGCAATACTGCGATACGGCTTCCAAGCTTCAGCGTACTGCGCCATCTGTTTGGGTGGAGGCAACTCGTTCAAATCATAGAGCTGCGCAATCGCTTTGCGGATTCCCAAATCATCGACGGGAAAAATATCTGCGCGTCCCAAATCAAAAATCAGATACATCTCTACGGTCCAGCGCCCCACGCCTTTTACCGCAGAAAAACAGCGCACCAACTGCTCGTCACTCATGGTTTTTACATCGGTTGATGACGGAAAAGAACCATCCAATACATGCTGCGCAAGGTCTTTGAGATAAGACACTTTCATGCTAGACAAACCTGCGCTGCGCAACACTTCATCAGGCAAAGCAAGCAAGGTTTTCGCACAAGGCTTACCGCGATTTGCAATCAAAGGCGCGACGCGCGCACGAATCGTCGCTGCCGCCTTATTGGATAATTGCTGCCCAACGATGGCATCAATAAATACTTCTAGCGGTTCAACATTAAGCTGCGGCTTAAATGAAAAATCACCGACTTGCTTGTGTAATTGATGAAAGATTTTGTCTTTTTTCAAATAGCGCAACCCAGCGCGCCATTGCGCAGCCGTCGTAATGTACTGCGGCTTTTCTATCGCGACACCTTCACCCATCAATAACTGTTTTTTGGTCTCCACGCCGCCCTGTGCTGAAAAACCACCCAGTTTTCCTGACGCGGCAATGATGCGATGACAAGGAATAATTAACGGCACAGGGTTTTTCCCCAGCGCCGTTCCCACCGCACGCACAGCCCCTGGCTTTTTAATACGCGCCGCCAATTCTGCGTAGCTGATCACTTCACCAGCTGGAATGCGTCGCGCTTCGTCATACACGGCTTGCATAAACGGCGTAGCTTTTTCAACCAACACAGGAATTGCCGAAAAGTCTTGTGATTTCCCATCGAGATGCAAAGCCACTTGTCGCATCAAACGCGCAACCCACACAGGCGTTTTTGCCGCAGGCAGATGCTGGCTCGTAGCTGTTTGCAACTCTTTTCGCATTCGCGTTGGCGCATCTTCAGGCAACAAAAAATGCGTTACACCCTGCTCACACCACGCAACACCACAATACTTTTTTGCTATCGGAAAAATCTGCCACTGCTGTTGTAACAACTTTGTAGGCATTTTTATGCTCCGTTACGCTGAAAACGAATCGTATGCTACGACAAGTCGATAGATGACGCTTTCTGCATCCGCATGGTTAAATGGAAAGATGCAACCTGTCATCACATCCTCAACACTCGCTTCGTCTGCCACATTGTCCGTCGTGATTCCTGTGTACGGCGCGTGGCAGGCTGCGCGCGTCATTCAAGCGCTGCTGCCGCTTGAACCACTAGAAATTTTGGTCTGTGATTCCAGCCCACAACCCACGCCATTGCCGAGTCACCCCTGCGTTCGTTTAATTCACCTGACCGAACGCGCCTTTCCTGGTGCAGCGCGCAATGCGGGTTGGCGTGAAGCGCAAGGCGACTATGTATTATTTGTGGATGCCGATGTGGTGCTTGCCGAAGAAGGACGGCAATTTGTGCGCCGCCATACTCTCGCTCATGCACACGATATGGCTTTTGGTTTGTACACCTTAGATTGCAAAGATTACAACAGCATCAGCCGCTTTATCGTCAACATACAACATCACCGTTTTGAGAGTGAGTTTTCACGCAATCACTATCGCTACGGCCAATCGTCACATTTATTAGTGCGTCGTGATATCTACAAAAAAATAGGATTTTTTAATCCACACTTACGCATGCACGAAGACAAAGAAATTTGTATTCGCGCTATCAATGCTGGCGTGGATATCAATGTCTACCCAGATTTTTTAGCGAACCATATAAAAATATTTTCTTTTAAAAGCTTGATGTTGGATCACGGCTACAAAGCTTTTCTAGCACAAGAAACACAAAGTAATAACCCTGCTATTTTTAAGCGTGTTGAAAATCAGCTCAGTACTCGCTTCAAAACTAGCTTGATTATCTCTTGCGTTATGCCTTTGATATTGGCGTTCACTTTATTTAGCCATCTATTATCCGCTACCTGGGTAGCAGGATTACTCATTGCCTGCCTATTATCACCACTGGCACTAGCGCATGAAGTGTTCACCACATCACGCTGGCGCGAAAAAATCACCGGCTTACTTTTATGGCCGTGCATGGGCGCTGTCATTTGCTCAGGTGTAGTCATAGCAAAGCTTCATCATATTTATCGCCGCATCAAATATTTCTCTACTAGAATTCCTTTTTCCACAACACTCGCAAAACGCATTTTATTTCGTAGCGGCATGCCAATCAGCATTATTCATTTTGTTACTTCGCGCTGTAATTTGCGCTGCGAGCACTGCTTCTACAAAGAAACGCTAGATCTTAAAGACCCAGGTGAACAATCACTGCAACAACTCAACAAAACAACCCAAGAAATTGGCTCCGTACTGTGGTACGCACTCGGTGGCGGCGAGCCTTTTATTCGCAGCGATTTGCCAGAGATTCACAACACCATCATGCGCAATTGCCAACCAATGATGGTGAGCATACCAACGAACGGCTGGTACACCGACAAAACTTATCTCAGCACACTCGCCATGCTGCAACAAATGCATCACGGCGCGTTGACGGTGCAAATTTCTGTCGATGGGCCTAGAACTATTCACGACGCCATTCGCGGCAAAGACTCTTGGCATCACCTACTGAAAACTTGGAAAAAACTGAAAGAAATTCAACGCGTCTACCCGCGCCTTTCTCTGGGGATTATCACCGTTGTCAATGAAGCCAATGCGCATGTTTACCCCAACTTCATCGACGAATTAACCGATACTTTTCAACCCAACCAAATCAGCATCAATCTGGTGCGCGATACGCAAGTTTTACAACCCAATCTTTCTATCAATATTCTTGATGCCTATAAAACTGCTGTTGAACGCTACGAATGGCATATACAACACAAAACCATGACCGCATTTGGCTATTTGGGTGGCATGATTGTGCGCGCCAAAGAAACGGTACAAAAAGAATTAATTTATCGTGTGATGCGTTTTAATGAATTTGTCACACCCTGCACCGCAGGCGATCTTACTTATGTGATTTGGGAAGACGGGCGCGTCAATGCTTGTGAAATGCTGCCGGATACCGTGGGCAACATATTGGGCGATCAACCAGAAAACAATTTCAAAAATATCGTGACGAATAATCAAGCTGTCGCACTGCGCAGAAAAATCGTACAAGAGCAGTGCAAATGCAGTTACGAATGCGCGATGACCATCAACACGCTGTTCAGTTGGCCTTTGGCAAAAACATTGTGGCAACGCGTACTGACCGGCAAAGCTAATGAACCGCTGCCTTTACCTGCAAATAAACAACCGTAAAACACTGCACGCTTTTAATAGGAGAGAAAATCATGAGCGACATCAACATTACCAATCCAGCCCAAGCCGCAGCGCAGCGCTCTATTGACGCAGTGCGCGCTAAAAACAAAGAAGCTTGGGTGAATAATTTTGCTGACGATGCCTGCATTGAAGATCCCGTTGGCAAATCACCGCTGGATGCTACTGGCAACGGTCACCGCGGCAAAGAGGCTATCGCTGCGTTTTGGGATATGTGCATCGCCACCGGCAATGTCGATTTCAATATTCGCGAATCCTATCCCGTGAGCGACATCGCCTGCGCCAATGTCGGCTCCATTCTTAACACCATGGGCGACATGAAAATCGAAGCCAAAGGCGTGTTTATTTATCATGTCAACGCTGAAGGCAAAGTCACCAACTTGCGCGCTTATTGGGATTTCAACAGCACGATGGCGGCAGCGACAAAAATATAATTTCTTTTTATTTTTTCTTTTTATTTTTTGACCGAGAAAAAACAGAGTCGGCTCAGAGGATGAACCGACTCAAATCCTCATTCTGTGACAGCGCACCGAGCGACTGATCGACATAAGCCGCATCAATCGTCACTGTATTGCCCTCCGCCGCTAAATCGCCCGCCGAAAAAGATACACTTTCCAACAATCGCTCCATCACGGTATGCAAACGCCGCGCGCCAATGTTTTCGGTGCGGTCATTCACCTCCCAAGCAATTTCCGCGATGCGTCGAATGCCGTCTTTGCCAAAAGCAAT encodes:
- a CDS encoding adenosylcobinamide-GDP ribazoletransferase, coding for MNSSYLRIFYWIKQPMTPQQHWQQFLMAVMFLTRLPVARWVRHDATLQLGMARWFPAVGWLVGGIAALLLWLSAHLLPWVPAVILATALTILLTGAFHEDGFADMCDAFGGGWEKEQVLRIMKDSRLGTYGTLGLGLMLASKISLLAQLPLFTALYALVAGHVLGRATATSLLLSLPYVRDTEDAQAKSPPAHFDSSALLFTLLTAAPALLLLPLRAWLPLLLGLWVVRSWAAWYYRKRIGGYTGDCLGGAQQIAELVTLIVTAMVITHS
- a CDS encoding methylated-DNA--[protein]-cysteine S-methyltransferase, coding for MPTKLLQQQWQIFPIAKKYCGVAWCEQGVTHFLLPEDAPTRMRKELQTATSQHLPAAKTPVWVARLMRQVALHLDGKSQDFSAIPVLVEKATPFMQAVYDEARRIPAGEVISYAELAARIKKPGAVRAVGTALGKNPVPLIIPCHRIIAASGKLGGFSAQGGVETKKQLLMGEGVAIEKPQYITTAAQWRAGLRYLKKDKIFHQLHKQVGDFSFKPQLNVEPLEVFIDAIVGQQLSNKAAATIRARVAPLIANRGKPCAKTLLALPDEVLRSAGLSSMKVSYLKDLAQHVLDGSFPSSTDVKTMSDEQLVRCFSAVKGVGRWTVEMYLIFDLGRADIFPVDDLGIRKAIAQLYDLNELPPPKQMAQYAEAWKPYRSIASLYLWRLLDNS
- a CDS encoding glycosyltransferase; translated protein: MTLSASAWLNGKMQPVITSSTLASSATLSVVIPVYGAWQAARVIQALLPLEPLEILVCDSSPQPTPLPSHPCVRLIHLTERAFPGAARNAGWREAQGDYVLFVDADVVLAEEGRQFVRRHTLAHAHDMAFGLYTLDCKDYNSISRFIVNIQHHRFESEFSRNHYRYGQSSHLLVRRDIYKKIGFFNPHLRMHEDKEICIRAINAGVDINVYPDFLANHIKIFSFKSLMLDHGYKAFLAQETQSNNPAIFKRVENQLSTRFKTSLIISCVMPLILAFTLFSHLLSATWVAGLLIACLLSPLALAHEVFTTSRWREKITGLLLWPCMGAVICSGVVIAKLHHIYRRIKYFSTRIPFSTTLAKRILFRSGMPISIIHFVTSRCNLRCEHCFYKETLDLKDPGEQSLQQLNKTTQEIGSVLWYALGGGEPFIRSDLPEIHNTIMRNCQPMMVSIPTNGWYTDKTYLSTLAMLQQMHHGALTVQISVDGPRTIHDAIRGKDSWHHLLKTWKKLKEIQRVYPRLSLGIITVVNEANAHVYPNFIDELTDTFQPNQISINLVRDTQVLQPNLSINILDAYKTAVERYEWHIQHKTMTAFGYLGGMIVRAKETVQKELIYRVMRFNEFVTPCTAGDLTYVIWEDGRVNACEMLPDTVGNILGDQPENNFKNIVTNNQAVALRRKIVQEQCKCSYECAMTINTLFSWPLAKTLWQRVLTGKANEPLPLPANKQP
- a CDS encoding nuclear transport factor 2 family protein, whose product is MSDINITNPAQAAAQRSIDAVRAKNKEAWVNNFADDACIEDPVGKSPLDATGNGHRGKEAIAAFWDMCIATGNVDFNIRESYPVSDIACANVGSILNTMGDMKIEAKGVFIYHVNAEGKVTNLRAYWDFNSTMAAATKI